From Verrucomicrobiota bacterium JB022, one genomic window encodes:
- a CDS encoding TIGR00282 family metallophosphoesterase, protein MRILFLGDIVGKPGREAVKKMLPGLRSQYGADIVVANGENSAAGAGINLQIARELREAGVDAITLGDHCWDQRGFENDIGQIDYICRPGNLPKVCPGREHLIVEKNGFRLGVFTVLGSQFMKISADNGFAYADQKLLELRELCDAVIVEIHAEATSEKIAMGWFLDGRVALVVGTHTHVPTADGRVLPRGTAYLTDAGMSGPYESVLGREIPPVIARFVDGMPRRFGIAEGDVRICGCIVDIDTKTGKAIKIDRLEIAASTLSLLGD, encoded by the coding sequence ATGCGAATCCTTTTTCTTGGGGACATTGTCGGAAAGCCCGGCCGCGAAGCGGTGAAGAAAATGCTGCCCGGCCTCCGCTCGCAATATGGCGCCGACATCGTCGTGGCCAACGGCGAAAACTCGGCCGCAGGGGCGGGGATCAACCTCCAGATCGCCCGCGAACTGCGTGAAGCCGGTGTCGACGCCATCACCTTGGGCGACCACTGCTGGGACCAGCGCGGCTTTGAGAACGACATCGGCCAGATCGACTATATCTGCCGCCCCGGCAACCTTCCCAAAGTCTGCCCTGGCCGCGAGCACCTCATCGTGGAGAAAAACGGGTTTCGCCTCGGCGTCTTCACCGTGCTCGGCTCGCAGTTCATGAAGATCAGCGCCGACAACGGCTTCGCCTATGCCGACCAGAAGCTGCTCGAGCTGCGCGAGCTGTGTGACGCCGTAATCGTGGAGATTCACGCCGAAGCCACCTCCGAGAAGATCGCCATGGGCTGGTTCCTCGACGGGCGCGTGGCGCTGGTCGTCGGTACCCACACCCACGTGCCGACCGCCGATGGCCGGGTGCTCCCCCGCGGCACCGCTTACCTGACCGACGCCGGCATGAGCGGGCCCTACGAGAGCGTCCTGGGCCGCGAAATTCCGCCCGTTATCGCCCGTTTTGTCGATGGCATGCCCCGCCGTTTCGGCATTGCGGAAGGCGATGTGCGCATCTGCGGCTGTATCGTCGACATCGATACGAAGACGGGCAAGGCGATCAAGATCGACCGCCTCGAAATCGCCGCCTCGACTCTCTCGCTGCTGGGCGATTAG
- a CDS encoding DUF2264 domain-containing protein, whose translation MSLLSCAWAAPAPADDGASQRAYQVEVTQRIIEPVLRAGAGNTLKDELPKLGKPRDAFAPLEAIGRTLAGVAPWLELGPGDDAEGKLRARYIELAVKTLENAVDPDSPGHLDFAEGKQSLVDAAFVAQALLRAPNQLWANLDAEAQANMIRELKATRAIEPYPSNWLLFSAMVEAALLEFTGECEMGPIEHAVNRHLEWYVGDGTYGDGPEWHWDYYNSFVIQPMLVEVLEVCARHDQELGQHLPRVKARSQRYAAVLERMISPEGTYPVIGRSSAYRFGALQSLSMAALRHELVEPATPGGVRNALTAVIHRMIEAPGTFDEQGWLRIGVVGHQPGMAEEYINHGSIYLCTFGLMQLGLPADDPFWTVPAEPWTQRRIWQGENLSADHAYHEPRSK comes from the coding sequence TTGAGCCTCTTGTCTTGCGCCTGGGCAGCTCCCGCCCCGGCAGACGACGGCGCGAGCCAACGTGCTTACCAGGTAGAGGTGACGCAACGGATCATCGAGCCCGTGCTCCGGGCCGGTGCTGGCAATACCCTCAAGGACGAGCTGCCCAAGCTGGGGAAGCCGCGCGACGCCTTTGCCCCGCTGGAGGCGATTGGCCGCACGCTGGCGGGCGTGGCCCCTTGGCTGGAATTGGGTCCGGGTGACGACGCCGAAGGCAAGCTGCGCGCCCGCTACATCGAGCTTGCGGTAAAGACGCTCGAAAACGCCGTCGATCCCGACTCGCCGGGCCACCTCGACTTTGCGGAGGGCAAGCAGTCGCTCGTTGATGCTGCCTTTGTCGCGCAAGCTTTGCTGCGTGCGCCGAACCAGCTGTGGGCAAACCTGGATGCCGAGGCGCAGGCCAATATGATCCGCGAGCTGAAGGCCACACGCGCGATCGAGCCATACCCCAGCAACTGGTTGCTCTTCAGCGCGATGGTGGAGGCGGCCCTGCTGGAGTTCACCGGCGAATGCGAAATGGGGCCTATCGAGCACGCGGTGAACCGCCACCTTGAGTGGTACGTCGGCGACGGCACTTATGGTGACGGCCCGGAGTGGCACTGGGACTATTACAACAGCTTTGTCATCCAGCCGATGCTGGTGGAAGTGCTCGAAGTGTGCGCCCGCCACGACCAGGAGCTGGGCCAGCACCTGCCGCGTGTAAAGGCCCGTAGCCAGCGCTACGCCGCCGTGCTCGAGCGCATGATCTCGCCGGAAGGGACCTACCCCGTTATCGGGCGCTCGTCGGCCTACCGCTTCGGCGCCCTGCAGTCGCTCTCCATGGCCGCCCTGCGCCACGAGCTGGTGGAGCCGGCCACCCCGGGCGGCGTCCGCAATGCCTTGACCGCAGTCATTCACCGCATGATCGAAGCCCCCGGCACGTTCGACGAGCAAGGTTGGTTGCGCATCGGCGTGGTGGGCCACCAGCCGGGGATGGCGGAGGAATACATCAACCACGGCAGCATCTACCTCTGCACCTTTGGCCTCATGCAGCTCGGCCTGCCTGCCGACGACCCTTTCTGGACGGTGCCCGCCGAGCCGTGGACGCAGCGCCGCATCTGGCAGGGCGAAAACCTCTCGGCCGACCACGCTTATCATGAGCCGCGCTCGAAGTAG
- a CDS encoding DUF481 domain-containing protein encodes MIAHLLSDKAARASRALLLGSLALMVSSLAADEVRVSDGSVLKGTIEKIHDGKVHLKTAYAGTLVIPQDQVVSFMTDEPVAVRLEGGNVAQGPVRPTAGNQLQIQTNAGTMTSNVGAVEASWPAGGTDPDVAATEAALRGQLRTWAYQASLDLSGKAGNTEKTSTSARVQATLEGPSDRLRLYSAFEYANDGDDTTAKEIIGGFNYTNFFTEKWGWYVREELEKDEFEGIDLRSLTGAGANYRFYNYQDFKLEGRTGLSYRYESYVPVTGDNPDTPVIETTYTPDSEGYLGLDFGLDLYWKFAAWGDLQSKWTYTPAFEDFNQYIVQQDTSVNIPLAFSDQWKLGIGVSNTYNSKPEGDKENLDTTYFTRLILNWK; translated from the coding sequence ATGATTGCACACCTGCTCTCTGACAAGGCTGCCCGTGCCTCTCGCGCACTCCTGCTCGGCAGTCTCGCGTTGATGGTTTCCTCCCTGGCGGCCGATGAAGTCCGCGTCTCCGATGGTTCTGTCCTCAAAGGCACGATCGAGAAGATTCACGACGGGAAGGTCCATCTCAAGACGGCCTACGCTGGCACCTTGGTGATCCCGCAGGATCAAGTGGTCAGCTTTATGACCGACGAACCTGTGGCCGTGCGCCTGGAAGGCGGCAACGTGGCCCAAGGCCCCGTGCGCCCGACCGCCGGCAACCAGCTCCAGATCCAGACCAACGCCGGCACCATGACGTCCAACGTCGGTGCGGTCGAGGCCTCCTGGCCCGCCGGCGGCACCGATCCGGATGTGGCGGCGACTGAAGCGGCCCTGCGCGGCCAACTGCGCACCTGGGCCTACCAGGCCAGCCTCGACCTCTCGGGCAAGGCCGGTAACACCGAAAAGACGAGCACCTCCGCCCGCGTGCAGGCCACGCTCGAAGGCCCGTCCGACCGCCTCCGCCTCTACTCGGCCTTTGAGTATGCCAACGACGGCGATGACACCACGGCCAAGGAAATCATCGGCGGCTTCAATTACACCAACTTCTTCACGGAGAAGTGGGGCTGGTACGTCCGCGAAGAGCTGGAGAAAGACGAGTTCGAAGGCATCGACCTGCGCTCCCTCACCGGCGCCGGCGCCAACTACCGCTTTTACAACTACCAGGACTTCAAGCTGGAAGGCCGAACCGGTTTGAGCTACCGCTACGAATCCTACGTGCCGGTGACGGGTGACAACCCCGACACGCCCGTGATTGAGACCACCTACACGCCTGACAGCGAAGGCTACCTCGGTCTCGACTTCGGTCTCGACCTCTACTGGAAGTTTGCCGCCTGGGGCGACCTGCAGTCCAAGTGGACCTACACGCCCGCGTTCGAAGACTTCAACCAGTACATCGTGCAGCAAGACACCAGCGTGAACATCCCGCTGGCCTTCTCCGACCAGTGGAAGCTCGGCATCGGGGTGAGCAACACCTACAACTCCAAGCCCGAGGGCGATAAGGAAAACCTCGATACCACCTACTTCACCCGCCTGATCCTCAACTGGAAATAG
- a CDS encoding TatD family hydrolase, which produces MRQFDAHLHLQDTRLDPHRERLIAALREADVAGLVTNGTSPADWPAVEALAEAHPGWIRPAYGLHPWRVGQEPAGWLEELRQRLQDNSDATVGEVGLDQWIPGHDLARQRRAFEQQLDLACELGRTVTIHCLKAWGPLLETLQRRSALPPRMLLHSPGASPEMIHQLAEMGCYFSVSGYFCAPHRTKYRQALQAFPLDRLLIETDAPDMLGPEHCQVEELRDLDQALLNSPRNLPMIYQCVADAKGIAMEELGESAERLFYTLFARS; this is translated from the coding sequence ATGCGCCAGTTCGACGCTCACCTCCACCTGCAGGATACTCGCCTCGACCCGCACCGGGAGCGCCTGATCGCCGCCTTGCGCGAGGCAGACGTGGCCGGGCTGGTAACCAACGGCACTTCCCCGGCGGACTGGCCGGCGGTGGAGGCCCTGGCGGAGGCGCACCCGGGATGGATTCGACCAGCCTACGGTCTGCACCCCTGGCGCGTGGGGCAAGAGCCAGCAGGCTGGCTTGAAGAGTTGAGACAACGCCTGCAGGATAATTCTGACGCGACAGTCGGCGAGGTGGGTCTGGACCAGTGGATCCCGGGGCACGACCTCGCCCGGCAGCGCCGCGCCTTCGAGCAGCAGCTCGATCTCGCCTGCGAATTGGGCCGCACCGTCACCATTCACTGCCTCAAGGCCTGGGGGCCGCTGCTGGAGACATTGCAGCGCCGGAGCGCATTGCCGCCGCGCATGCTCCTGCACTCGCCGGGCGCCAGCCCCGAGATGATCCACCAACTGGCTGAGATGGGCTGCTACTTCAGCGTCAGCGGCTATTTTTGCGCCCCGCACCGCACCAAATACCGCCAAGCCCTGCAGGCCTTTCCGCTCGATCGCCTCCTGATCGAGACCGATGCGCCCGACATGCTGGGGCCCGAGCATTGCCAGGTGGAGGAACTGCGCGATCTCGACCAGGCGCTGCTGAATAGTCCGCGAAATCTGCCGATGATCTACCAGTGCGTAGCCGACGCCAAGGGCATAGCGATGGAGGAACTAGGGGAAAGTGCGGAGCGGCTTTTTTACACCCTTTTTGCAAGATCCTGA
- the nhaC gene encoding Na+/H+ antiporter NhaC produces MEKLDPTSPLAHPPLGVALVPVIALIALLGVNVLVFQGDPHIPLLLASVIAAVTCLALGSSWRELEERMIESVTVAIKPILILLVVGVLIGLWIISGVVPLLIYYGLMFISPAVFLPTACLLCAVVSLAIGSSWSTAGTVGVALMAIGGGMGMPLPLVAGAVVSGAYFGDKMSPLSETTNLSPAVAGCELFEHIRHMVYSTLPPFLIALVLYAVIGFTLDTSGSRLADIETLLAILRTEFNLSPLLLLAPGVTFGLVLLKVDALPSLIVGCLVGALLGAVFQGVPLATLLSTAQNGLALETSSPELNELLNRGGLDSMYWTVGLIILAMVFGGIMEAGGLLQSISAAILRVARGQKGVLFSALCSCVGINLLASDQYLSIVVPGRMFRPAVAESGLHLKNLSRVLEDGGTVSSPLIFWNTCGAYMGSVLGVSALAYAPYTFFNLLVPVMSTLIIFSGWTLVPSQEAVAQEAEAAEEMEAESA; encoded by the coding sequence ATGGAGAAGCTCGATCCTACCTCGCCCTTGGCGCACCCACCACTCGGTGTGGCGCTGGTCCCCGTTATCGCGCTCATTGCCCTGCTGGGCGTGAATGTGCTCGTCTTTCAGGGCGATCCGCACATCCCCCTGCTGCTGGCTTCGGTCATCGCGGCCGTTACCTGTCTGGCGCTGGGCAGCTCGTGGCGTGAGTTGGAGGAGCGCATGATCGAGAGCGTGACGGTCGCCATCAAGCCCATCCTCATCCTGCTGGTGGTGGGCGTGCTGATCGGCCTCTGGATCATTTCGGGCGTGGTGCCGCTGCTGATCTATTACGGGCTGATGTTCATTTCACCGGCGGTGTTTCTGCCGACGGCCTGCCTTTTGTGCGCGGTCGTCTCGCTGGCGATCGGCAGTAGCTGGTCCACTGCCGGCACGGTGGGGGTCGCGTTGATGGCGATTGGTGGGGGCATGGGGATGCCGTTGCCCCTGGTGGCCGGGGCGGTCGTTTCCGGGGCTTACTTTGGCGACAAGATGTCGCCGCTCTCCGAGACGACCAACCTCAGCCCGGCGGTGGCCGGTTGCGAGCTGTTCGAGCACATCCGCCACATGGTCTACTCGACGCTGCCGCCCTTTTTGATCGCGCTTGTCCTCTATGCCGTCATCGGCTTCACGCTCGACACCTCGGGCAGTCGCCTGGCCGATATCGAGACGCTGCTGGCCATTTTGCGGACGGAGTTCAACCTCTCGCCGCTGCTCCTGCTGGCCCCGGGAGTCACGTTTGGGCTCGTGTTGCTGAAGGTGGACGCGCTGCCCAGCCTGATCGTCGGTTGCCTCGTGGGCGCGCTGCTGGGGGCCGTTTTCCAGGGCGTGCCGCTGGCCACGTTGCTCTCAACCGCCCAAAACGGCCTCGCCCTCGAAACTTCTTCGCCGGAGCTGAACGAGCTGCTCAACCGGGGTGGGCTCGACAGCATGTACTGGACGGTCGGCTTGATTATCCTCGCGATGGTCTTTGGTGGCATCATGGAGGCGGGCGGCCTGCTCCAGAGCATCAGTGCGGCGATCCTGCGCGTGGCGCGGGGGCAAAAGGGCGTGCTCTTCTCAGCCCTGTGCTCGTGCGTGGGCATCAACCTCCTCGCGTCCGACCAATACCTCTCGATCGTGGTGCCCGGGCGCATGTTCCGCCCGGCGGTGGCCGAGAGCGGCCTGCACCTCAAGAACCTGTCGCGCGTGCTCGAAGACGGCGGCACCGTCAGCTCGCCCCTCATTTTCTGGAACACCTGCGGCGCCTACATGGGCTCGGTGCTCGGGGTCTCGGCCCTGGCCTACGCGCCGTATACGTTCTTCAACCTGCTGGTGCCCGTCATGTCGACGCTCATCATCTTCAGCGGCTGGACGCTCGTTCCCTCGCAGGAAGCGGTGGCGCAGGAGGCTGAAGCAGCGGAGGAAATGGAGGCCGAGAGTGCGTAG
- a CDS encoding autotransporter-associated beta strand repeat-containing protein: MWLAICAGFASTAHAQFAFYESFTYSAAPGWRFSQGDTSPGPYLTAGTAVGDTEGNGWLRLTTQNVGNQSNAVFLDTKIPSNNNTIDISFDLAMYGGTGADGFTFFLYDASIDLFTPGAYGGSLGYANRSGVGGMPGGYVGIAFDNYGNNSNSGEGRNGGLNQYTTGSSTTLYDNAIVVRGPDTGGLGGQDGFQFLASTGGGGINGVNTTILNGNGTPTTVNRLTEQMDFAGSARPSAEVMRSARIVIDENDLMTIYMRFGLTAEFLEVMQVDMSNLGVERPDELRLGFAGSTGGSTQTIEMRRIDVETSATGDTWIWDNSQGSGQKYWGNANDGPNGGHKVNWLTDTNPGTGLSAGQSPNVVFNNAFVSEDQAITVQDGNKTIDSMTFGGQYRYTLNPDATQPGIKIIFDNGNDSGASYLNVLNNAQGNAEHTLNVDLELQNELQIDHYVEKTLTINGDIKTNGNVLDVETVSKVILAGDIASSNEIRKGQPGTLVLQGDNSAWTGDLQINGGTVVARTNTGLGVHSGSNAVDVNVANGATLAFDALSGNGSYRPKSIVLKGGSGADGKGALQSLAGTNTLDSNTVVRMDGSTTVGASAGSTLVINPGITTNDQNNNYNFTKTGEGTVELNGRNAYRGTTTISQGTLSVGDNAPNGGNVTGSLGNASSTVVIGNSSTGSSDLALVTNRSGITVARNLSVNNYGGKTTLGGTHTSGTSSFTGNIDLYKDIYFTAAGNGTVNFTGNFNNSNGRTATKVGEGTVVLSGSNSLGTMNIEEGRIRIANISSLNAWPTVNLADRAGASFELGLSGATRATIGSLNGGGTNGGNVYLNDDTLRIGNGGVGYSNYGGVISGTGSLELHHSHELTLTNTSTYSGDTILNDRAVIYLNNQNGQSLANTRAIYTSNDAIVRLGADNQINDDANYYWNGGRFDTNGFSDILGDFTFRNQSYFGFTGDSSIIEFDNWGGTASGTLYVQDWDGDAQYGGGIDQFLVSQNVSGSSTLLNNIRFSDWGNATATTINRGNGIWEIVPQFSISYTWDGSSNNSGSTRNDWLQRDTYSLWGYTWNGPYENWVDDPYNQPQGVGVAIYMPDVDNSYDNWDVDPNGSITLGYWMFSGQDDYTIRQTSDNSGSASNKIILDASTGPARISMTGDGDRIIGAELQLNDDLIWSNSGTGTVLKNGSNLNLNGKDITFRGTGTTTVSSAIVGNNSSDLTKEGSGTLVLSGNNTYGGTTTIKGGILMAAHNNALGSNNSGTTVQNGGTLGLSGGITITNENLTLNGAGHDNLGALYNASGNNTYNGSITLGSNSAIGAAAGTELTIQKGISGSAGLVKVGDGTVDLKANNSFTGDVHVAAGTLKLSANDNIGNNANLSLANQTGARVVLNGRDETVGSLSGGGSNGGNVELGSNTLTTGGNNASTVYGGSISGTGNLVKNGTGTLTLTGESTMTGNITVNNSTLNLASANGPAIDGANKININGGTLLLSDHEQVAGGTALALNNAKLDTQGFSNTDFGKLTLASSSTFDLGAGASILKFEDSSSLAGSWTSSDFLIIENWSGKRSGGGTDQIFFGSDASALTSGQVSRIFFKNPNGFGEGYWAAMLLENGELVPVPEPATILGASALVLLIGGHGYRRHRQRQAAQATAETPEKQA; this comes from the coding sequence TTGTGGCTCGCGATTTGCGCGGGCTTTGCCTCGACTGCACATGCTCAGTTTGCCTTTTACGAGAGTTTTACTTATTCCGCTGCCCCCGGCTGGCGGTTCAGCCAAGGCGATACCAGCCCCGGCCCTTACCTGACGGCGGGCACGGCGGTAGGCGATACCGAAGGCAACGGCTGGTTGCGTTTGACTACCCAGAACGTCGGTAACCAGTCCAACGCCGTCTTCCTCGACACGAAGATCCCGTCGAACAACAACACGATCGACATTTCGTTCGACCTCGCGATGTACGGCGGCACGGGCGCAGACGGCTTTACCTTCTTCCTCTACGACGCCTCGATCGACCTCTTTACGCCCGGCGCCTATGGCGGCTCGCTCGGCTACGCCAACCGCTCTGGCGTGGGCGGCATGCCCGGCGGCTACGTGGGCATCGCCTTCGACAATTACGGCAACAACTCCAATAGCGGCGAAGGCCGTAACGGGGGCCTCAACCAGTACACGACCGGCTCCAGCACCACGCTCTACGACAATGCGATCGTCGTGCGCGGCCCCGACACCGGCGGTCTCGGTGGGCAAGACGGCTTCCAGTTCCTCGCCAGCACCGGCGGCGGCGGCATCAACGGCGTCAATACCACCATCCTCAACGGCAACGGCACCCCGACGACGGTCAACCGCCTGACCGAGCAGATGGACTTTGCGGGCAGCGCGCGCCCCTCGGCCGAGGTCATGCGCAGCGCCCGAATCGTGATCGACGAGAACGACCTGATGACGATCTACATGCGCTTCGGCCTCACGGCGGAGTTCCTGGAAGTCATGCAGGTCGACATGAGCAACCTGGGTGTCGAGCGTCCGGACGAGCTGCGCCTGGGCTTTGCCGGCTCCACGGGCGGCAGCACGCAGACGATCGAGATGCGCCGCATCGACGTCGAAACCAGCGCCACCGGCGACACCTGGATCTGGGACAACAGCCAGGGCTCGGGCCAGAAGTACTGGGGCAACGCCAACGACGGCCCCAATGGCGGCCACAAGGTCAACTGGCTGACGGATACCAACCCCGGCACCGGCCTCTCCGCCGGTCAGTCGCCCAACGTCGTCTTCAACAACGCCTTCGTGAGCGAAGACCAGGCGATCACCGTGCAGGATGGCAACAAGACCATCGACTCGATGACGTTTGGCGGCCAATACCGCTATACGCTGAATCCCGACGCCACTCAGCCGGGCATCAAGATCATTTTCGACAATGGCAACGACTCCGGCGCCAGCTACCTCAACGTGCTCAACAACGCACAAGGTAACGCCGAGCACACCCTCAATGTCGACCTCGAGCTGCAGAACGAGTTGCAGATCGACCACTACGTCGAAAAGACTCTGACGATCAACGGCGACATCAAGACCAACGGCAACGTGCTCGACGTCGAGACCGTGAGCAAGGTCATCCTCGCCGGCGACATTGCCAGCAGCAACGAAATCCGCAAGGGCCAGCCCGGCACCCTCGTGCTGCAGGGCGACAATTCCGCCTGGACAGGCGACCTCCAGATCAACGGCGGCACCGTCGTCGCCCGCACCAACACGGGTCTCGGCGTCCACAGCGGCAGCAACGCCGTGGATGTAAACGTCGCCAATGGGGCTACACTCGCCTTCGACGCGCTGAGCGGCAACGGCAGCTACCGGCCCAAGAGCATCGTGCTCAAAGGCGGCAGCGGAGCCGACGGCAAGGGTGCCCTCCAATCGCTCGCCGGCACGAACACGCTCGACAGCAATACCGTCGTGCGGATGGACGGCTCGACCACGGTCGGCGCCTCGGCTGGTTCGACGCTGGTCATTAACCCCGGCATCACGACCAACGACCAGAACAACAACTACAACTTTACCAAGACCGGCGAAGGCACCGTCGAGTTGAATGGCCGTAACGCCTATCGCGGCACCACCACGATCTCGCAAGGCACCCTCTCGGTGGGCGACAATGCTCCCAATGGCGGCAACGTCACCGGCTCGCTCGGCAACGCCAGCAGCACCGTCGTCATTGGCAACAGCAGCACCGGCAGCAGCGATCTGGCGCTCGTCACCAACCGCAGCGGCATCACCGTCGCGCGCAACCTCAGCGTCAACAACTACGGCGGCAAGACGACGCTTGGCGGCACACACACCAGCGGCACCTCGTCCTTTACCGGGAATATCGACCTCTACAAGGACATCTACTTTACCGCGGCAGGGAACGGCACGGTCAACTTTACCGGCAACTTCAACAATTCCAATGGCCGCACCGCCACCAAGGTGGGCGAAGGCACCGTAGTGCTCAGTGGTAGCAACTCGCTGGGCACCATGAACATCGAGGAAGGGCGGATCCGCATCGCCAACATCTCCTCCCTCAACGCCTGGCCCACGGTCAACCTCGCCGACCGCGCGGGCGCATCCTTTGAACTGGGCCTCTCCGGCGCGACGCGGGCCACCATCGGCTCGCTCAACGGCGGCGGCACCAACGGCGGCAACGTCTACCTCAACGACGACACCCTGCGCATCGGCAACGGCGGCGTCGGTTATTCGAATTACGGCGGCGTAATCAGCGGCACCGGCAGCCTGGAGCTGCACCACAGCCACGAGCTGACGCTGACGAACACGAGCACCTACAGCGGCGACACGATCCTGAACGACCGCGCCGTCATCTACCTGAACAACCAGAACGGGCAGTCGCTGGCCAATACCCGGGCCATCTACACGTCCAACGACGCCATCGTCCGCCTCGGGGCCGACAACCAGATCAACGACGACGCCAACTACTACTGGAACGGCGGCCGCTTCGATACCAACGGCTTCAGCGACATCCTCGGCGACTTTACCTTCCGCAACCAGTCCTACTTCGGCTTTACCGGCGATAGCAGCATCATCGAGTTCGACAACTGGGGCGGCACCGCCAGCGGCACCCTCTATGTGCAAGACTGGGATGGCGACGCCCAGTACGGTGGCGGGATCGACCAGTTCCTCGTCTCGCAAAATGTTTCCGGCAGTAGCACGCTGCTCAACAACATCCGCTTTTCCGACTGGGGCAATGCCACCGCCACCACCATCAATCGGGGTAACGGCATCTGGGAAATCGTGCCCCAGTTCTCCATCTCCTATACTTGGGACGGTTCCTCGAACAACAGTGGCTCCACCCGTAACGACTGGCTCCAGCGAGACACCTACAGCCTCTGGGGCTACACCTGGAACGGGCCTTACGAGAACTGGGTCGACGATCCCTACAATCAGCCGCAAGGCGTGGGCGTAGCCATCTACATGCCCGATGTCGACAATTCGTACGACAATTGGGACGTGGACCCCAACGGCTCCATCACGCTCGGCTACTGGATGTTCTCCGGCCAGGACGACTACACGATCCGCCAGACTTCCGACAACAGCGGCAGTGCGAGCAACAAGATCATCCTTGATGCCAGCACCGGCCCCGCCCGTATCTCGATGACGGGCGACGGCGACCGCATCATCGGCGCGGAACTGCAGCTCAACGACGACCTCATCTGGTCCAACAGCGGCACCGGCACCGTCCTCAAGAACGGGAGCAACCTCAACCTGAACGGGAAGGACATCACCTTCCGCGGCACCGGCACCACCACCGTCAGTTCCGCCATCGTCGGCAACAACAGCTCCGACCTGACGAAGGAAGGCTCCGGCACGCTCGTCCTCTCGGGCAACAACACTTACGGCGGCACCACCACCATCAAAGGCGGCATCCTGATGGCGGCGCACAACAACGCCCTGGGCAGCAACAACAGTGGCACTACGGTGCAAAATGGCGGCACGCTCGGCCTCTCCGGCGGCATCACCATCACCAACGAGAACCTCACGCTCAACGGTGCGGGCCACGACAACCTCGGTGCGCTCTACAACGCTTCTGGAAACAATACCTACAACGGCAGCATCACGCTCGGCAGCAACTCCGCCATCGGCGCCGCTGCCGGCACGGAGCTGACGATCCAGAAAGGCATCAGCGGCTCGGCCGGCCTGGTGAAGGTGGGCGACGGCACGGTCGACCTCAAGGCCAACAATTCCTTTACCGGCGATGTCCATGTGGCCGCCGGCACGCTCAAGCTGAGCGCCAACGACAACATCGGCAACAACGCCAACCTCAGCCTCGCCAACCAGACCGGCGCGCGCGTCGTGCTCAATGGCCGCGACGAAACGGTCGGCAGCCTCAGTGGCGGCGGCAGCAACGGCGGTAACGTCGAGCTCGGCTCCAACACGCTCACGACCGGCGGCAACAACGCCAGCACCGTCTACGGCGGCTCGATCAGCGGCACCGGCAACCTCGTCAAGAACGGCACCGGCACGCTCACGCTCACCGGCGAGAGCACGATGACGGGCAACATCACCGTCAACAACAGCACGCTGAACCTGGCTTCGGCCAACGGCCCGGCGATTGACGGCGCGAACAAGATCAACATCAACGGCGGCACGCTCCTCCTCTCCGACCACGAGCAGGTGGCCGGCGGCACCGCGCTCGCGCTCAACAACGCCAAGCTGGACACCCAAGGCTTCAGCAATACCGACTTTGGCAAGCTGACCCTCGCGAGCAGCAGCACCTTCGACCTCGGCGCGGGCGCGAGCATCCTCAAGTTTGAAGACAGCTCCTCGCTCGCCGGCTCCTGGACCTCTTCGGACTTCCTGATCATCGAAAACTGGTCGGGCAAGCGCAGCGGGGGCGGCACCGACCAGATCTTCTTCGGTTCCGACGCCAGCGCGCTGACCAGCGGCCAGGTAAGCCGTATCTTCTTCAAAAACCCCAACGGGTTTGGCGAAGGCTACTGGGCCGCCATGTTGCTCGAAAACGGTGAGCTTGTGCCCGTGCCCGAGCCTGCCACCATCCTCGGGGCCAGCGCCCTCGTGCTGCTCATCGGCGGCCACGGCTACCGCCGCCATCGCCAGAGGCAGGCCGCGCAAGCCACCGCCGAGACGCCGGAAAAGCAGGCCTAG
- a CDS encoding DUF4339 domain-containing protein: MAKNSYYWFDVRTHEPRGPYDAEQLRQLIGQGIVLPQSFLARAGDVDWRRAAEFPELADAFPVARRLALREQRSAATPDTAPPVDPRQIVRDNQSRLPPEVLDDLPHPLWNAGNARLVVAFSLLNLPLGLLLALIGLGAPLFLVLIIAGVVLNALLAWMLLVVFRP, from the coding sequence GTGGCAAAAAATAGCTATTACTGGTTCGACGTTCGCACACACGAGCCCCGCGGCCCCTACGACGCGGAGCAGCTACGCCAGTTGATCGGGCAGGGGATCGTCCTGCCGCAGAGTTTCCTTGCCCGGGCAGGCGATGTCGATTGGCGCCGTGCCGCCGAATTCCCCGAGCTGGCCGACGCCTTCCCGGTCGCGCGTCGGCTGGCCCTGCGCGAGCAGCGCTCGGCGGCTACCCCCGATACCGCCCCGCCGGTCGACCCCCGCCAGATCGTGCGCGACAACCAGAGCCGCCTGCCGCCCGAGGTTCTCGACGATTTGCCACACCCCCTCTGGAATGCGGGCAACGCCCGCCTGGTGGTCGCCTTCTCGCTGCTCAACCTCCCGCTCGGGCTCCTGCTGGCGCTCATCGGCCTGGGCGCGCCGCTCTTTCTCGTGCTGATCATCGCCGGCGTAGTGCTCAACGCCCTGCTCGCCTGGATGCTTTTGGTCGTTTTTCGCCCCTAA